The genomic window CCCAATTTTGGGAGTTAAAAGAGGGTGCATTCTGTAAAACGATGCACCCTTTGTTCAAATATTATTTATGTAGCTTTCTTAAGATCATTTTTCTCTTTTTCTAAGAATTTATCAAATAATGTAAGTAGTCTTTGCTCATTTTCATGTTGTGAATATTGTGATGGATCATAATTTTTTGCAGGCATGTAATAAATCAATTCTTCCATGTCTGGAGGATAATTAAAGTCGGCGTAAACCTCAGCAATT from Candidatus Babeliales bacterium includes these protein-coding regions:
- a CDS encoding DUF2247 family protein; translation: MVYRRTKTTVLLILVDLKEHTQNKRELLEKIAEVYADFNYPPDMEELIYYMPAKNYDPSQYSQHENEQRLLTLFDKFLEKEKNDLKKAT